The genomic stretch CTGACGGTGATCGCCTGGCTGCTGCGCTACCTCGACCGTGGGAGCTTCACGCCGTTCGTGATCTACCGGATCCTGCTCGGGGTGCTCGTGCTCGTGCTCGTGCAGACCGGGGTGCTCGACCCCGTCGGGGACTTCCAGCCGAGCCCGTCGCCGGCGCCCCGCTGACCTGCGGCCGCCTAGGCTCGGGCGTCGTGACCACCGTGATCCTCCTGCGCCACGGCCGGACGACGGCCAACACCGGAGGCGTGCTCGCGGGCTGGACCCCGGGCGTGCAGCTCGACGAGACCGGCGCCGCGCAGGTGCGGGCGGTGGGGGAGCGGCTGGCCAAGGTGCCGCTGGCCGCGGTCGTCAGCAGCCCGCTCGAGCGCTGCCGGCAGACCTCGGCGGCGGTCGCCGCCGGCCGGGACCTCCAGGTGGCGACCGACGACCGCCTCGGCGAGGCGCGCTACGGCGACTGGACCGGCCGCACGATCAAGGAGCTGACCAAGGACCCGCTGTGGCGCGTGGTCCAGCAGCACCCCTCCGCGGCGGTGTTCCCGGGCCCCGAGGGGGAGGGGCTGGCGCAGACCCAGGCCCGCGCCGTCTCCGCCGTCCGGGAGTGGAACGCGAGGCTCGGCCCCGACGCGGTCTGGCTGGCCTGCAGCCACGGTGACGTGATCAAGGCGATCCTGGCCGACGCTCTGGGCCTGCACCTGGACCAGTTCCAGCGCATCGTCGTCGATCCGGCGTCGGTCTCCGTCGTCACCTACACCGACACCCGGCCGTTCGTCGTCCGGGTGAACGACGTCGGGGGTGACGTGTCCGCTCTGATCCCACCGCCGAGGAAGCGGCGCCGCCGCAAGGCGTCCTCCGACGCCGTCGTCGGCGGCGGCGCCGGGACGACCGTCTGACCTCTGTGTCGTCGGGGTGCCGGGTCGCGTCGCCCGCGTAACCTGGGCGCGTGCCACGTCAGGTCCACCTCTTCGATCGTCCGAGCCGATTCGTCGCCGGCACCGTGGGCCAGCCGGGCGACCGCACCTTCTACCTCCAGGCGTCCGACGAGTCCGGCCGCACGGTGAGCGTCGCCCTCGAGAAGACCCAGGTGCAGATCCTCGCCGACCGCATGAACGAGCTCCTCGACGAGATCGCCGGCCGCCCGGGCGCGGTCATCCCGCCAGACGCCGACGTCGACGACCTCGACCCGCTCACCGCCCCCGTGGACGAGGAGTTCCGGGTGGCCGCCATGGGTCTGGCGTGGGACGGCAACGAGGAGGCCGTCGTCGTCGAGGCCGTGGCCGCCGGCGACGAGCCGATCGACGAGGACGCGATCCTGTCCGACAGCGAGGAGGGCCCCGACGCCCTTCGGGTGACCATCACGCCGATGGCCGCCCGGGCGTTCGTCGCACGCGCCCGCCGCGTCGTGGCCGCCGGCCGCCCGCCGTGCCCCCTGTGCTCGCTACCCCTCGATCCCTCCGGGCACGTCTGCCCACGGCAGAACGGCTACCGCCGCTGACCGGCGGCCGCCCATGAGCGAGCAGCCGGTCGAGCCGGACCTCCGGCCACCCTCGGACGACGCCGAGGCGCTCCGCCTGCTGCGAGAGGGCGAGATCGATGTCGAGGGGCGGCTGCTCGACGCCTCCAACGTGACCCTGATCGGCACGATCCGCTCGGGGGCGCTGGCCGCCGAGTGCGTCTACAAGCCGGTGGCGGGGGAGCGGCCGCTGTGGGACTTCCCCGACGGCACCCTCGCCGGCCGGGAGGTCGCGGCCTATCTGGTGTCGGAGGCCACCGGCTGGCGGGTGGTCCCGCCTACGGTGCTGCGGGAGGGACCGTTCGGGCCGGGCATGGTGCAGCTGTGGGTGGACGGCGACGAGCGCGTCGACCTGGGTGTCTTCGTCCGCCGCGACGACCCCGCGCTGCGCCGCATGGCGGTCTACGACGCCGTGGTGAACAACGCCGACCGCAAGGGCGGCCACATCATCCCGATGCCCGGCGGCCACGTGCACGGCGTCGACCACGGCATCTGCTTCTCCGTCGACCCGAAGCTGCGGACGCTGCTGTGGCGCTGGGCGGGCAAGCCGCTGACGGTCGAGGCCCTCGAGGTGCTGGAGCGGCTCGGCGACGAGCTGCGCGGCGACCTGGGTGAGCAGCTGCACGAGCACCTGACCCGCCGCGAGGTGGCCTGCACGCGGCAGCGGGTGGCCGAGCTGCTGCGCAGCGGCCGGCACCCCGAGCCCAGCGGCGAGTGGCCCGCGCTGCCCTGGCCCCCCTTCTAGGAAGACGCGAGATCTGCACACTGGCGGCCATCAGGCGCTGATGGCCGCGAGTGTGCAGATCTCGCGTCTGGGGGCGGTTCTAGGGTGCCGCTCATGCCGCATCGCAGCCGCCTCTCGATCCTGCTCCTCGACCTGCCGCCCGAGCACCACGTCGCCGGCACCGACTTCTGGGTCGGCGCCACCGGGCGCACGGCGGAGCCCGACCACACGAACGAGGAATGGGCCTCGCTGGGCCACTTCGCCGACGGCTGGAGCGTGGAGATCCAGCGCACCGGCGAGGGGACGCCGCCGCGGTGGCACGTCGACATCGAGACCGACGACATCCCCGCCGAGGTGGCCCGCCTCGAGGCACTGGGCGCCACCCGGCACCAGGACATGGGCTCGTTCTGGCAGATGCTCGACCCGGCGGGCCTGGTCTTCTGCGTCGTCGGCATCCAGACCGGCGAGGCCTTCGACCGCTATGCGGTCACCTGGCCCCTAGCCGTCACCAGGTCGCCCGCCCCGTGCCGGGGAGGCTGCTACTCCAGCGAGACCAGGCCGATCATCGCGGCGGCCTGCGCCGGGTCGCCGTCCACGGTGAGGACCTCGATCGGCACCCGCCGCCAGGCCGCCAGCAGCAAGTCTCCGGCGTTGCCGGTCAGCACGGCGATCGGGAACGGTCGGCTGCCCGGGAAGAGCGTCCGCTCGGCGTCGGCGTCGACGGCGTGGAAGACCAGCGGATGGGCGCCCGCGGGCGGGCCGTGCGGCAGCGCGCTCGGCACCATGACGTCGAGCCACTCGTCCAGCCCGTCGAGGCCGACGGCCGCGGGGATGGGCCGGACGTCGCCCAGCACCTGCTCCACGTCGGCGGTGTGGACGGTCGCCTCGAGGGTCTGCCGGCGCAGCACGAAGGCGACGTCCTGCTGCGCTGCCCAGGTCCACACCCGCTCGGCCGGGTCGGCGCCGGCCAGCACGGTCTCGAGTTCGGCGTTCTGCGCGGCCAGGAACCCGAGCAGTTCGTCGTCCGGATGCCGCGCGGGCTCGACGTAGGTCGACGGGTCGGGCGCCCGGGTCCGCACCACCCACGCCCAGAAGTGCTGCACCTCCGACAGGTGCCAGACCAGGTCGTCGAGCCGCCAGCCGGGGCAGCCGGGCACCGGCGCCTGCCACCCGTGCTCGAGCACCGCCTCGGCGGCGGCGTCGCAGCAGCGCCGGTTGGTCTTCTCCAGGACCGGGAGGTACTCGTCGAGCTCCATCGTTTCCCCCTCCTGCGCGGTGCCGCCCACGGTAGAAGAGGAGGCACCCCAACGGGGGCCGCCGGACGTGGGCCAGGGGATCGCCGTCCTGGCCCGATCTAGGCTCGTGACGTGCTCTCCTGGCCCGCCCCCCTCCTGCCGACCCTGCCCGGGACCGGGCCCGCCCTCAAGCTCCACGACACCTCCCGCGGCGAGGTCGTCGAAACCAGTCCCGACCCGACCGCGCGGATGTACGTCTGCGGCATCACGCCGTACGACGCGACGCACCTGGGCCACGCGGCCACCTACCTCGCCTTCGACCTGGTGAACCGGGTGTGGCGGGACGCCGGGCACGCCGTGCACTACGTGCAGAACGTCACCGACATCGACGACCCGCTGCTCGAGCGCGCCGAACGCGACCGCGAGGACTGGATCGTGCTCGGCATGCGCGAGACCGCGCTCTTCCGGGAGGACATGACGGCGCTGCGCGTGCTCCCGCCCGAGGACTTCGTCGGTGCGGTCGAGTCGATCCCGCGCATCGTCGCGCACATCGAGGACCTGCTCGACGAGGGACTGGCCTACGTCCTGGACGACGGCACCGGTGACGTCTACCACGACATCGCGCAGGCGCCGGGCTTCGGTGGCGAGTCCCGCTACGACGAGACCACCATGCTCCGCTTCTTCGGCGAGCGGGGCGGCGACCCCGACCGCCCGGGCAAGCGGCAGCCGCTGGACCCGATGCTGTGGCGCGGCGAGCGGCCGGGAGAGCCCTCCTGGCCAGGACCACGCGGCACCGCGGGCGGCCGGGCTGGCACATCGAGTGCGCCACCATCGCGCTGGACACCATCGGCATGGGCTTCGACGTGCAGGGCGGCGGCAGCGACCTGGTCTTCCCGCACCACGAGTACTCGGCCGTCCACGCCGAGGGCCTGACCGCGACCAAACCCTTCGCCCGGGCCTACGTGCACGCGGCGATGATCGGCCTCGACGGCGAGAAGATGAGCAAGAGCCGGGGCAACCTCGTCTTCGTCTCCCGCCTCCGGGGCGACGGCGTGGACCCGATGGCGATCCGCCTGGCGCTGCTGTCCGGGCACTACCGCACCGACCGCGCCTGGACGACGGATCTGCTGCGGGCGGCCGAGGAGCGCCTGGCCACGTGGCGTCGCGCAGTGGCCCTGGACGCCGGTGCGCCCGCCGCTCCCGTGCTGCTCGGTCTGCGCGAGCGGCTGGCCGACGACCTCGACAGCCCGGGCGCGATCGCGCACGTCGACGCCTGGGCGGCACGGACCCTGGCCGGCGGCAGTGATCGAGGCGGGGACCTGGAGGAGGAGGCGCCGCGCGTCGTGTGCGACGCGGTCGACGCGCTGCTCGGTGTCGCGCTGGGCGACGGCGGATGAGCGGGCCCTTCCGGTTCACCGATCGTGCCGCACGGGAGGCGGCGGAGACCGAGCTGGCACCCGCGGCGGCCCGGTCGGCGACCAGCCGCGGGCGGGCACGGCCCGAGCCGGCCGACCCCTTGCGGACCGAGTTCGAGCGCGACCGCGACCGCATCCTGCACGCGAAGGCGTTCCGCCGGCTGAAGCACAAGACGCAGGTCTTCCTGAACCCCGACGGCGACCACTTCGTCACCCGGCTCACCCACACGCTCCAGGTCACCCAGGTCGCGCGGTCGCTGGCACGGGCGCTCGGCTTGAACGAGACGCTGGCCGAGGCCATCGCGCTGGCCCACGACGTCGGTCATTCGCCGTTCGGCCACCTCGGCGAGGACGCGCTGGAGCCCTACGTCGCCGGCGGCTGGCACCACGCCGCGCAGGGGGTGCGGATCGTCGAGGTGCTCGAGCACCTGAACCTGACGGAGGAGGTCCGCGACGGCGTCCGGTCGCACAGCTGGAAGATCGACCCGCCGCCGTCGACGCGCGAGGGCGAGTGCGTGCGGTACGCCGACCGGATCGGCTACCTCTCCCACGACGCGCTGGACGCGATCCGCGCCGGCGTGCTGCGGCTCGGCGACCTGCCGGCACGCCCACTGGAGGTCTTCGGCGAGCCGGGCAGCGAGATGGTCGGCCGCATGATCGACGCCGTCGTCGAGGGCTCGCTGTCGGCGGCCAACACCGCCGGCGTGGTCGTCATGGCACCCGAGAAGCTCGAGGCGATGCACGAGCTGCGGGCGTTCATGTTCGAGCGGGTCTACAACTCGCAGACCGCTGCCGGGCAGAAGCACGTGGCGATCGACGTCATCCGGCGCCTGGTCGACCACCACCTCGCCCACCCCGAGCTGATCCCGCAGAGCTACCGGGATCCCGACGCCGACGTCCTCACCCAGGTGGTCGACTACGTGTCGGGCATGACCGACCGGTTCGCCCTCGCGATGCACGACCGCCTCTTCGACGCCGACGCAGCAGCGAGGATGGTTCCCCTCCTGCGTACCACCTGACGGCCCCCTGCAGGGGCCCGCCGCGAGCTAGCGAGCGGTGGGGGGCAGGGGGTCCTCTTTCTGGCCGCGGTGCGATCCGGAGGATCGCGTCAGATATTGCCCCGGCGTCTCAGGTAGCGCTCGAACTCGCGGGCGATCTGGTCGCCGTTGGCCTGGGAGAGGTCCACCTCGGTGGCTCGCTCCTCGAGCGAGCGCACGTACTCGACGACCTCGGCGTCCTCGTTGGCCATCTCGTCGACGGTCTTGACCCAGTCCTCGGCCTGCTGCGGCAGCGCGCCGAGCGGCACGGTCAGCTCGAGGACCTCCTCCACCCGCTGCAGCAGGGCCACGGTGGCCCGCGGCGACGGCGGCTGCGACACGTAGTGGGGGACGGCGGCCCAGAAACTGATCGCCGGCAGACCGGCCTGCACGCACGCGTCCTGGAACACGCCGAGGATGCCGGTGGGCCCCTCGTAGCGCGAGGTCTCCAGGCCGTAGGCCCGTGCGGACTCCGAGTCGTAGGCGGAACCGGTCACGGGCGTGGGCCGGGTGTGCGGCGTGTCGGCCAGCAGCGCGCCGAGTGCCACCACGATCGAGACGTCGAGCTCCTCGAGGATCGCCAGCAGTTCCTCGCAGAACCCGCGCCAGCGCATGTTCGGCTCGATGCCGCGGATGAGGACGACGTCCCGGTCGCTGTCCGGCGGCCGGGCGACCGAGATGCGGGTCGTGGGCCACTCGATCCGCCGGCTCACGCCGCCGACTTGCGAGACGGTCGGGCGGTTGACCTGGAAGTCGTAGTAGTCCTCGGGGTCGAGCGCGGCCAGCGGCTTGGCGTCCCAGATGAGCTCGAGGTGCTCGACCGCGCCCGTCGCGGCGTCCCCGGCGTCGTTCCAGCCCTCGAACGCGACGACCACGAGCGGGTCGGTCAGCTGGGGCAGGTCCGCGGGGATGGACGTCGGGTCGGTCACCCCTGCAACCCTACGTCGGTCCCGCCGTCCGGCCCTGCTCCGCGAACCGCGGGCCC from Blastococcus sp. PRF04-17 encodes the following:
- a CDS encoding maleylpyruvate isomerase family mycothiol-dependent enzyme: MELDEYLPVLEKTNRRCCDAAAEAVLEHGWQAPVPGCPGWRLDDLVWHLSEVQHFWAWVVRTRAPDPSTYVEPARHPDDELLGFLAAQNAELETVLAGADPAERVWTWAAQQDVAFVLRRQTLEATVHTADVEQVLGDVRPIPAAVGLDGLDEWLDVMVPSALPHGPPAGAHPLVFHAVDADAERTLFPGSRPFPIAVLTGNAGDLLLAAWRRVPIEVLTVDGDPAQAAAMIGLVSLE
- a CDS encoding histidine phosphatase family protein — protein: MTTVILLRHGRTTANTGGVLAGWTPGVQLDETGAAQVRAVGERLAKVPLAAVVSSPLERCRQTSAAVAAGRDLQVATDDRLGEARYGDWTGRTIKELTKDPLWRVVQQHPSAAVFPGPEGEGLAQTQARAVSAVREWNARLGPDAVWLACSHGDVIKAILADALGLHLDQFQRIVVDPASVSVVTYTDTRPFVVRVNDVGGDVSALIPPPRKRRRRKASSDAVVGGGAGTTV
- a CDS encoding DUF3090 family protein gives rise to the protein MPRQVHLFDRPSRFVAGTVGQPGDRTFYLQASDESGRTVSVALEKTQVQILADRMNELLDEIAGRPGAVIPPDADVDDLDPLTAPVDEEFRVAAMGLAWDGNEEAVVVEAVAAGDEPIDEDAILSDSEEGPDALRVTITPMAARAFVARARRVVAAGRPPCPLCSLPLDPSGHVCPRQNGYRR
- a CDS encoding SCO1664 family protein → MSEQPVEPDLRPPSDDAEALRLLREGEIDVEGRLLDASNVTLIGTIRSGALAAECVYKPVAGERPLWDFPDGTLAGREVAAYLVSEATGWRVVPPTVLREGPFGPGMVQLWVDGDERVDLGVFVRRDDPALRRMAVYDAVVNNADRKGGHIIPMPGGHVHGVDHGICFSVDPKLRTLLWRWAGKPLTVEALEVLERLGDELRGDLGEQLHEHLTRREVACTRQRVAELLRSGRHPEPSGEWPALPWPPF
- a CDS encoding PAC2 family protein, which codes for MTDPTSIPADLPQLTDPLVVVAFEGWNDAGDAATGAVEHLELIWDAKPLAALDPEDYYDFQVNRPTVSQVGGVSRRIEWPTTRISVARPPDSDRDVVLIRGIEPNMRWRGFCEELLAILEELDVSIVVALGALLADTPHTRPTPVTGSAYDSESARAYGLETSRYEGPTGILGVFQDACVQAGLPAISFWAAVPHYVSQPPSPRATVALLQRVEEVLELTVPLGALPQQAEDWVKTVDEMANEDAEVVEYVRSLEERATEVDLSQANGDQIAREFERYLRRRGNI
- a CDS encoding HD domain-containing protein, with the protein product MSGPFRFTDRAAREAAETELAPAAARSATSRGRARPEPADPLRTEFERDRDRILHAKAFRRLKHKTQVFLNPDGDHFVTRLTHTLQVTQVARSLARALGLNETLAEAIALAHDVGHSPFGHLGEDALEPYVAGGWHHAAQGVRIVEVLEHLNLTEEVRDGVRSHSWKIDPPPSTREGECVRYADRIGYLSHDALDAIRAGVLRLGDLPARPLEVFGEPGSEMVGRMIDAVVEGSLSAANTAGVVVMAPEKLEAMHELRAFMFERVYNSQTAAGQKHVAIDVIRRLVDHHLAHPELIPQSYRDPDADVLTQVVDYVSGMTDRFALAMHDRLFDADAAARMVPLLRTT